A DNA window from Ornithobacterium rhinotracheale DSM 15997 contains the following coding sequences:
- a CDS encoding sigma-54-dependent transcriptional regulator: MAKILIVEDEQAIRNVLKSILEDEDSTFKIEEAEDGEQAIDKIKNTDYDLVICDIKMPKKDGVEVLVEALNLNPDIPFLMVSGHGDIETAVDCIKKGAYDYIPKPPDLNRLLSSVRNAVDKKSLIQQNKSLKDENKALKRKVSAKYQMIGESKALTEIKEIIDKVAATDARVLIVGPNGTGKELVAHQIHEKSDRNKMPLVEVNCAAIPSELIESELFGHMKGSFTGAHKDKAGKFEQANKGTLFLDEIGDMSLSAQAKVLRALQEKKITRVGGDKEIPVDVRVLAATNKDLKKEIAEGNFREDLYHRLAVILVKVPALDDRKEDIPALVNHFSESISQEHGKATKEFSPEAIKELQSYSWTGNIRELRNVVERLIILGENPVSKKDVQSFVPKK, encoded by the coding sequence AGGAAGCAGAAGATGGCGAACAAGCTATAGATAAAATCAAAAATACAGATTACGATCTTGTGATTTGTGATATCAAAATGCCTAAAAAAGATGGTGTTGAGGTGCTGGTAGAGGCATTAAACCTTAATCCAGATATTCCATTTTTGATGGTTTCTGGACATGGCGACATCGAAACAGCGGTAGATTGCATCAAAAAAGGTGCATACGATTACATTCCAAAGCCGCCAGATTTAAACAGATTGCTCAGTAGCGTGCGCAACGCGGTAGATAAGAAAAGTTTAATTCAACAAAATAAATCGTTAAAAGATGAAAATAAGGCACTTAAGCGGAAAGTGAGTGCTAAATATCAAATGATTGGCGAATCAAAGGCTTTAACTGAAATCAAAGAAATTATAGATAAAGTTGCGGCGACCGATGCGCGTGTTTTGATTGTGGGACCCAACGGAACGGGAAAAGAATTGGTTGCACACCAAATTCACGAAAAATCAGACCGAAACAAAATGCCTTTGGTAGAAGTGAACTGTGCTGCGATTCCTTCAGAATTGATTGAAAGTGAGCTTTTTGGTCATATGAAAGGTTCGTTTACGGGAGCTCACAAAGACAAAGCAGGAAAATTTGAACAAGCTAATAAAGGAACCCTTTTCCTAGACGAAATCGGGGATATGAGCCTTTCTGCGCAAGCTAAAGTGCTGCGCGCATTGCAAGAAAAGAAAATTACACGAGTAGGCGGAGATAAGGAAATTCCTGTGGATGTGCGTGTTTTGGCTGCGACTAATAAGGATTTGAAAAAAGAAATTGCAGAAGGAAATTTTAGAGAAGATTTATACCACCGTTTGGCAGTAATTTTGGTAAAAGTTCCTGCGCTAGATGATAGAAAAGAGGATATCCCAGCCTTGGTAAATCATTTCTCTGAAAGCATTTCTCAAGAGCATGGCAAAGCTACCAAAGAATTTAGCCCAGAAGCGATAAAAGAACTGCAATCTTATAGCTGGACGGGGAACATTCGTGAATTGCGAAATGTCGTGGAACGCCTTATTATATTAGGAGAAAATCCCGTGAGCAAAAAAGATGTTCAATCTTTTGTGCCTAAAAAATAA
- a CDS encoding MATE family efflux transporter → MLSQAGQIVVNVADNVMVGGLGGRFDYVENIQLGTTALAGVALGNSVLFIIMSTAFGFSFGMSPLVAQTDAKNNIQRGAKVFSHGLLLNLIITALLLIVLFSIEPLLFKMKQPVEVVQAAIPYIRIAGISIIPLMIFQSLRQLSEGLSLTLNVAIATIVANVLNIFFNYLFIYGNWGMPRLEIAGAALGTLISRVIMIFVLLFLMLKNPKTQMYLKAVSFKIFNKFIFRKLAFLGTPTAMQMFFEMGTFSAAAFICGMAGTDQLAAHQIALNLASITFMLCIGISTAATVRVGNQFGLKHFQNLRKAGFSAIVMTMIIMSISGISFIIFRHVLPEFYTENPAVIGIASQLLIIAALFQLADGTQVTALGSLRGMQDVFVPAMITLVAYFVIALPLGYFLTIPKGMGALGMWIGLGSGLIFSAIALVSRFYLKTKQLLLQN, encoded by the coding sequence ATGCTATCGCAAGCTGGGCAAATTGTTGTGAATGTAGCAGATAATGTGATGGTGGGCGGTCTCGGCGGTAGATTTGATTATGTAGAAAACATTCAATTGGGGACTACGGCATTGGCGGGCGTTGCTTTAGGAAATTCAGTTTTATTCATCATTATGAGCACGGCATTTGGCTTTTCGTTTGGGATGTCGCCCCTTGTGGCACAAACCGATGCTAAAAACAATATTCAACGAGGTGCCAAAGTGTTTTCGCACGGATTATTGCTGAACTTAATTATCACTGCTTTGTTGCTAATCGTATTATTTTCCATTGAGCCGTTGTTATTCAAAATGAAACAGCCCGTAGAAGTGGTACAGGCTGCAATTCCTTACATTAGAATTGCAGGAATTTCCATTATTCCGCTCATGATTTTTCAGTCGCTAAGGCAGTTGTCCGAGGGATTATCGCTCACGCTCAATGTGGCAATTGCAACCATTGTAGCAAATGTTTTAAATATATTTTTCAACTATTTATTCATTTATGGAAACTGGGGCATGCCGCGTTTAGAAATTGCGGGAGCAGCACTTGGAACATTGATTTCTCGTGTAATTATGATTTTTGTGCTTTTGTTTTTAATGCTAAAAAATCCAAAGACACAAATGTATCTAAAGGCAGTTTCGTTTAAAATATTTAATAAATTTATTTTTAGAAAATTAGCATTTCTAGGAACACCTACAGCCATGCAGATGTTTTTTGAGATGGGGACTTTCTCGGCAGCAGCATTTATTTGCGGAATGGCAGGAACCGATCAGCTTGCAGCACATCAAATCGCCCTAAATTTAGCATCAATCACCTTTATGCTCTGCATCGGAATCAGCACGGCGGCCACTGTGCGTGTGGGCAATCAATTTGGGCTAAAACATTTTCAAAATCTACGAAAAGCAGGTTTTTCTGCCATTGTGATGACGATGATTATCATGAGTATTTCAGGGATAAGTTTTATAATATTTAGACATGTCTTGCCTGAGTTTTATACCGAAAATCCAGCCGTCATCGGCATTGCCTCTCAATTATTAATCATAGCAGCACTCTTCCAATTGGCAGATGGCACGCAAGTTACCGCTCTAGGGAGTTTGCGAGGCATGCAAGATGTATTTGTGCCAGCAATGATCACACTTGTGGCGTATTTTGTGATTGCGTTGCCGCTGGGGTATTTTCTGACTATTCCTAAAGGAATGGGAGCATTGGGTATGTGGATAGGGCTAGGCTCAGGATTAATTTTTTCTGCGATTGCTTTAGTTTCAAGATTTTACTTGAAAACGAAACAATTACTTTTGCAAAATTGA
- a CDS encoding D-alanine--D-alanine ligase: protein MQNVAIVMGGYSGEYEVSLKSGQTIFDHIDTSKYKPTKVLIGTDGWFAQVGDKKFLIDKADFSFKNEKGEKTSFNVVFNIIHGTPGEDGQMQAYWQLINLPYVGCGHYLSALTFSKKDCIAVLSKYGISSAKSVYLVKGDKYDLDEIIEKIGLPCFVKPNQSGSSLGVSKVKTKEEFEPALEKAFKEDHDILIESFLDGTEVSVGVVQYNGETIVSGITEIVSENEFFDYNAKYEGASQEITPARLSPEITQKVEQIAKKAYESLRMKGMSRSEYIIVNGEPNFIEMNTLPGFSPASILPQQLAYSKIEIKDFITSEIESALAQK from the coding sequence ATGCAAAATGTTGCCATCGTGATGGGCGGGTACTCTGGCGAGTACGAAGTTTCGCTAAAAAGCGGACAAACGATTTTTGATCATATAGACACTTCTAAATATAAGCCAACCAAAGTTTTAATCGGTACAGATGGGTGGTTTGCACAAGTAGGGGATAAGAAATTCCTGATTGATAAAGCGGATTTTTCTTTTAAGAATGAAAAAGGAGAAAAAACAAGTTTCAATGTAGTATTTAACATCATTCACGGAACGCCAGGCGAAGATGGACAAATGCAAGCCTATTGGCAACTAATTAATTTGCCATATGTGGGCTGTGGGCATTATCTTTCGGCACTTACTTTTAGTAAAAAAGACTGCATCGCAGTACTGAGCAAATATGGTATTTCTTCGGCTAAATCGGTATATTTAGTGAAAGGAGATAAATATGATTTAGATGAGATTATTGAAAAAATCGGGTTGCCATGCTTTGTGAAACCCAACCAATCAGGTTCAAGTTTAGGCGTTTCTAAAGTGAAAACCAAAGAAGAATTTGAACCCGCTCTAGAAAAAGCATTTAAGGAAGATCATGATATTTTGATTGAATCTTTCCTCGACGGAACCGAGGTATCTGTGGGGGTGGTGCAATATAATGGAGAAACCATTGTGAGCGGAATAACAGAAATTGTATCAGAAAACGAATTTTTTGATTACAATGCTAAATATGAAGGCGCTTCGCAGGAAATTACACCAGCTAGATTGTCGCCAGAAATCACCCAAAAAGTAGAGCAAATTGCTAAAAAAGCCTATGAATCGTTGCGTATGAAGGGCATGTCTCGTAGCGAATACATTATCGTAAATGGAGAGCCTAATTTTATAGAAATGAACACTTTGCCAGGCTTTTCGCCAGCGAGTATTTTGCCACAACAATTGGCTTATTCCAAAATAGAAATCAAAGATTTTATCACAAGTGAAATCGAGAGCGCTCTGGCTCAAAAATAA
- the coaD gene encoding pantetheine-phosphate adenylyltransferase: MKRIAVFPGSFDPITLGHCDIINRALPLFDKIIVAIGQNSGKNYMFSLEKRKQFLEETFKDYPNIEIDTYEGLTVDYCLRKKANFILRGLRNPADFEFEKAIAHTNRALTKQQLETVFLLTSSGKSYISSSIVRDVIKNNGNYSILVPSAVKV, from the coding sequence ATGAAAAGAATTGCTGTTTTTCCTGGTTCGTTTGATCCCATTACGCTTGGGCATTGCGATATCATCAATCGTGCGTTGCCTTTGTTCGATAAAATTATCGTGGCGATTGGGCAAAATTCAGGGAAAAATTATATGTTTTCGCTCGAGAAGAGAAAACAATTTTTAGAAGAAACATTTAAGGACTATCCAAACATAGAAATCGATACCTACGAAGGACTCACCGTAGATTATTGTCTGCGAAAAAAGGCTAATTTTATTCTTCGTGGGCTCAGAAATCCTGCCGATTTTGAATTTGAGAAAGCCATTGCACACACCAATCGAGCTTTGACCAAACAACAATTGGAAACCGTGTTTTTGCTCACCTCTTCGGGTAAATCCTACATTAGCTCAAGCATTGTGCGAGATGTTATAAAAAATAATGGGAACTATAGTATCCTAGTTCCCAGTGCAGTAAAAGTGTAG
- the trmB gene encoding tRNA (guanosine(46)-N7)-methyltransferase TrmB: MAKNKLKRFKENESFAHLVQPTREEVLNGFKLKNNWNKDFFKNENPIVLELGCGGGEYTIGLSSMFPDKNFIGVDIKGARLWKGAKKVQENQIKNVGYLRTQIELIAHAFGENEIDEIWITFPDPQIKFRRAKHRLTHPNFLALYQKILKPNGKIHLKTDSEFLHGYTHGVIEQSGYKVSLSNHDIYHPDTVDLPDYVTGIQTFYEAKFRKENKKITYMCFNLK; encoded by the coding sequence ATGGCAAAAAATAAATTAAAAAGATTTAAGGAGAACGAGAGTTTTGCACATTTGGTGCAACCTACAAGAGAAGAAGTTTTAAACGGATTTAAACTTAAAAATAATTGGAACAAGGATTTCTTTAAAAACGAAAATCCCATCGTGCTCGAGCTAGGTTGCGGCGGTGGTGAGTACACCATCGGACTTTCGAGCATGTTTCCAGACAAAAACTTTATCGGAGTAGACATCAAAGGGGCTCGCTTGTGGAAGGGGGCTAAAAAAGTGCAGGAAAATCAAATTAAAAATGTGGGCTATCTCCGCACCCAAATCGAATTGATTGCTCATGCTTTTGGCGAAAACGAAATCGATGAAATTTGGATTACTTTCCCCGATCCGCAAATTAAGTTCCGCCGAGCTAAGCACCGCCTTACACATCCTAACTTTTTAGCTTTATACCAAAAGATTTTAAAGCCAAACGGAAAAATTCATTTAAAGACAGATAGCGAATTTCTGCACGGCTACACGCACGGAGTGATTGAGCAATCGGGCTATAAGGTGAGCCTTTCTAATCACGATATCTACCATCCGGACACGGTAGATTTGCCAGATTACGTAACAGGGATTCAGACTTTTTACGAAGCTAAATTCAGAAAAGAAAACAAGAAAATCACTTATATGTGTTTTAACTTAAAATAA
- a CDS encoding mechanosensitive ion channel family protein, with amino-acid sequence MEKLNLDLTKIDLDWLISNSISWGLKLFTAIIILVIGFWLTSKASVLIIKFLSKSRLSVSIRNFLQSLVSVLLKVLTIIIAMNTVGIQTTSLAALLGGLAVGVGLALQGSLSNLAGGLLILFFKPFKVGDYIEALGQKGTVQVIDILQTVLLAPNGQTIILPNGNVFNNPIINLTQSGYRRVEIGIGVSYDAEFDHVKEVLTEVIKNEPLVIEDRGYVIEINEFGDNSVNLAMYCYCNSADFMTVKWNLNRATKKALDANGIGIPYPQRDLHLIMPENNILQK; translated from the coding sequence ATGGAAAAATTAAACTTAGATTTGACCAAGATAGATTTAGATTGGCTTATTTCGAATTCTATTTCTTGGGGCTTGAAATTATTCACCGCGATAATAATTCTTGTCATTGGTTTTTGGTTGACATCAAAGGCTTCTGTTTTAATTATCAAATTTTTATCAAAAAGTAGATTGTCGGTTTCTATAAGAAACTTTTTACAGTCATTGGTTTCGGTTTTATTAAAAGTGCTTACCATAATCATTGCGATGAATACGGTAGGGATTCAAACAACATCTTTGGCAGCATTATTAGGAGGTCTTGCAGTTGGGGTAGGGCTTGCGTTGCAGGGAAGTTTATCCAATTTAGCAGGAGGGTTATTGATTTTATTTTTTAAGCCATTTAAAGTCGGAGATTATATTGAAGCATTAGGGCAAAAAGGAACGGTGCAGGTGATTGATATTTTGCAAACAGTTCTTTTAGCACCAAATGGTCAAACCATTATTTTACCTAATGGAAATGTATTTAATAATCCGATTATTAATTTAACTCAAAGTGGTTACCGAAGGGTAGAAATAGGCATAGGAGTAAGTTACGATGCTGAATTTGACCATGTAAAGGAGGTACTGACCGAAGTGATAAAAAATGAACCGCTAGTGATAGAAGATAGAGGTTATGTTATTGAAATTAATGAATTTGGTGACAATAGCGTGAATTTAGCAATGTATTGTTATTGTAATTCAGCAGATTTCATGACAGTGAAATGGAATCTTAATAGAGCAACTAAAAAAGCTCTAGATGCGAATGGCATTGGTATCCCTTATCCGCAGAGAGATTTGCATTTAATTATGCCTGAAAATAATATACTACAGAAGTAG
- the pepE gene encoding dipeptidase PepE, with amino-acid sequence MKNFILASTSTVYGSGYLAYLKNEIAELFKDCKELIFIPFARPSGITHEEYTQKAQDFFQELNINVTGLHSVENKKECLENAEAVFTGGGNTFLLVKKMYEFDLFPTLKRSIENGTRYLGTSAGSNIGGLTMKTTNDMPIVYPPSFDTMGIVPFCLNPHYLDPDPNSKHKGETRETRILEFLTQNETPVVGLREGNFILCYNNKLTIEGPHTSRIFEKNKAPYEVESGINIQELFPQLF; translated from the coding sequence ATGAAGAATTTTATCTTAGCCAGCACATCCACTGTTTATGGTAGCGGATATTTAGCTTATTTAAAAAATGAAATCGCTGAATTATTCAAAGATTGTAAAGAATTGATATTCATTCCATTTGCAAGACCAAGCGGAATCACACACGAAGAATACACTCAAAAAGCGCAAGATTTCTTTCAAGAATTAAATATAAATGTTACGGGACTACATAGTGTAGAAAATAAAAAAGAATGTTTGGAAAACGCCGAAGCAGTCTTCACAGGCGGGGGAAATACTTTTCTTTTAGTCAAAAAAATGTACGAGTTTGATTTATTCCCGACCTTAAAGCGTAGTATCGAAAACGGAACTCGCTATCTAGGGACTAGTGCTGGCTCCAACATTGGAGGACTAACTATGAAGACTACCAATGACATGCCTATTGTGTATCCGCCAAGTTTTGATACCATGGGAATTGTTCCATTTTGCTTAAATCCTCATTATTTAGACCCAGATCCAAACTCCAAACACAAAGGAGAAACGCGCGAAACCCGAATTTTAGAATTTCTCACTCAAAACGAAACGCCTGTTGTAGGATTACGCGAAGGGAATTTCATCCTTTGTTATAACAATAAACTGACAATTGAAGGTCCGCATACTTCAAGGATTTTTGAAAAAAACAAAGCACCATATGAAGTAGAAAGCGGAATCAATATTCAAGAACTATTTCCGCAGTTATTCTAA
- the pncB gene encoding nicotinate phosphoribosyltransferase: MNINPTVFNSILDNDFYKFTMQCAVVKLFPNIRAKYKFINRGKHEFPDGFKDLMRAAVDNMAHLKLTKDEKAFLIRTCPYLNPAYIDFLEGYRYDPSEVHIEQNGADLEVSIEGLWYRTILWEVPLLSMISELYYKATNQESWSDEKIVKNTLDKVKLFNELGVKFAEFGTRRRHSYHVQRKVVHALETYNGHSFTGSSNVHMAMLYNTKPIGTHAHEWFMFHAAEYGFKMSNAMALEHWVDVFRGDLGVALSDTYTTDVFFKQFDTKFAKLFDGVRHDSGDPIEFANKTIDHYKSHGINPHYKYIIFSDGLNPEKVKSITEATKGKIGISFGIGTNLTNDVGLEPMNIVIKLTDVLTSDNEWVPTVKLSDEPFKHTGDERMIHLAKELLRIKD; encoded by the coding sequence ATGAACATTAATCCTACTGTTTTTAATTCAATACTAGACAATGATTTTTACAAATTTACCATGCAGTGCGCTGTGGTAAAACTTTTTCCAAATATACGAGCAAAATATAAATTTATCAACCGCGGAAAGCACGAATTCCCAGATGGGTTTAAAGATTTAATGCGTGCGGCGGTGGATAATATGGCACATTTAAAACTTACCAAAGATGAAAAAGCTTTTTTAATCAGAACTTGTCCGTACTTGAACCCTGCTTATATCGACTTCTTGGAAGGCTATCGTTATGACCCGTCTGAGGTGCATATTGAGCAAAATGGAGCTGATTTAGAAGTAAGTATAGAGGGCTTGTGGTATCGTACCATCTTATGGGAAGTTCCTCTGCTTTCGATGATTTCGGAGTTGTATTATAAAGCGACTAATCAAGAAAGCTGGAGCGATGAGAAAATCGTGAAAAATACGCTAGATAAAGTAAAATTATTTAATGAACTAGGCGTAAAGTTTGCGGAGTTTGGTACACGCCGCCGCCATAGCTATCATGTTCAGCGCAAGGTGGTTCATGCGCTCGAAACTTATAATGGGCATAGTTTCACAGGTTCGTCTAATGTGCATATGGCAATGCTTTATAACACTAAGCCAATCGGAACGCATGCACACGAGTGGTTTATGTTCCACGCAGCGGAATATGGCTTTAAAATGTCTAATGCCATGGCTTTAGAACATTGGGTAGATGTATTTAGAGGAGATTTGGGGGTGGCACTTTCGGATACTTATACCACAGATGTTTTCTTCAAGCAATTTGATACTAAATTTGCTAAGCTGTTTGATGGGGTGCGCCATGACAGTGGAGACCCGATTGAATTTGCCAATAAAACCATTGATCACTACAAAAGTCACGGAATCAATCCGCATTATAAATACATAATTTTCTCAGACGGATTAAATCCTGAAAAAGTGAAATCCATTACCGAGGCTACGAAAGGAAAAATCGGAATTTCGTTTGGAATTGGAACTAATTTAACCAATGATGTTGGGCTTGAGCCTATGAATATTGTGATTAAGCTCACAGATGTGCTCACCAGCGATAACGAATGGGTGCCTACCGTAAAACTTTCAGATGAGCCGTTTAAGCATACAGGAGACGAGAGAATGATTCATTTAGCTAAAGAATTATTGAGAATTAAAGATTAA
- a CDS encoding alpha/beta hydrolase family protein — protein MKRTFLSLCLLGLVSQGFAQENISYQVPSQAILELADYERVPSVLLNDNRSFMVLANRNTYKTLEELNQDEMRLAGVRFNPNNNISNEITYYTNLQVKDMKTNKVSAVKNLPENAKISSMSFSPDNEKLAFLNIKPKSVELWYVDLKTATAHRLETLPLNAIVGTPYSWLKNSQGFLIKEVSTQRKPYIDKTGQLPSGPIVSTSSGKVSQNRTYQDLLKDPQDEANFENAMLSSLSYIDLNGKKTPFLKDDLYLSDQQSPDGNYWLISVLKKPFSYIVPIGRFPIEERVYDKQGNLVKVVYDKPLDEIRPKGFSSTRVGKRNINWRNDAPATLYFVEALDGGDANKPADYRDEIYFWKAPFNENPTPIFKTKQRFNGIDWVNDRLALVSDSWYDTRNVKQYAIDPSNGNLIKVIQDRNYQDVYNDPGSLYKQKNQWGEYIVATDKGKAYLFGDGYTPKGQFPFVDEIDLKNFKTKRLYTSNLKGKKESLLTFSNFKNKDILTQIESPEDYPNYYVKSLKSKKSRALTEFKNPFEALKGVHKEVIHYKRNDGVDLTGTLYLPKNYDPKSGKKLPLLIWAYPAEYKSKSTAGQNKKNPNEFTYPYYGSFVYWVNKGYAVLDDASFPIIGEGTTEPNDTFIEQLVADGRAAIDAVDKLGYIDRNRVAVGGHSYGAFMTANLLTHSDDFKCGVARSGAYNRTLTPFGFQSEQRNYWDNPKLYNTMSPFMNANKMKKPLLLIHGDADNNSGTFTFQSIRYFQALKNLGAPVRLVLLPKESHGYRAKKSIMHVLWEQEKFLDDCLKK, from the coding sequence ATGAAGAGAACATTTTTAAGCCTTTGCTTGCTAGGACTTGTGTCGCAAGGTTTTGCACAAGAAAACATAAGCTACCAAGTGCCTTCGCAAGCTATTTTAGAACTTGCAGACTATGAGCGAGTTCCGAGTGTATTGCTCAACGACAATAGAAGTTTCATGGTGCTTGCCAATCGCAATACCTACAAAACGCTTGAGGAACTGAACCAAGACGAAATGCGCTTGGCGGGGGTGCGTTTTAATCCTAATAACAACATTAGCAACGAGATTACCTACTACACCAATCTTCAGGTAAAAGACATGAAAACCAATAAGGTTTCGGCAGTGAAAAATTTACCCGAAAATGCTAAAATCTCGTCGATGAGCTTTTCGCCAGATAATGAGAAATTAGCTTTTTTAAATATTAAACCCAAATCAGTGGAGCTGTGGTATGTGGACTTAAAAACAGCAACGGCACATCGTTTGGAAACGCTTCCGCTCAATGCCATTGTGGGAACGCCTTACTCTTGGTTAAAGAATAGCCAAGGCTTTTTGATTAAAGAAGTTTCTACACAACGCAAGCCATATATCGACAAAACAGGACAATTGCCGAGCGGCCCTATCGTTTCTACCAGCTCAGGAAAAGTTTCGCAGAACCGAACTTACCAAGATTTATTAAAGGATCCGCAAGACGAAGCTAATTTTGAAAATGCCATGCTTTCATCTTTAAGCTATATTGATTTAAATGGCAAAAAAACACCTTTCTTAAAAGATGATTTATACCTAAGCGATCAGCAATCGCCAGATGGCAATTATTGGCTCATCAGCGTTTTGAAAAAGCCATTTTCTTACATCGTTCCGATTGGTAGATTCCCGATTGAAGAGCGTGTTTATGACAAACAGGGAAATCTTGTAAAAGTAGTATATGACAAGCCTCTTGATGAAATTAGACCTAAAGGATTCTCCTCTACACGCGTGGGCAAAAGAAACATCAACTGGAGAAATGATGCACCTGCAACGCTTTATTTTGTGGAAGCCTTAGATGGTGGCGATGCGAATAAACCTGCGGATTATCGCGATGAAATTTATTTCTGGAAAGCTCCTTTTAACGAAAATCCTACGCCTATTTTTAAAACTAAACAGAGATTTAATGGCATCGATTGGGTGAATGATCGTTTAGCTTTGGTTTCAGATAGCTGGTACGACACTCGAAATGTGAAACAATATGCCATCGACCCGAGCAATGGGAATTTAATTAAAGTGATTCAAGACAGAAACTACCAAGATGTCTACAACGACCCCGGAAGTTTGTACAAGCAAAAAAATCAATGGGGCGAATATATAGTGGCTACCGACAAAGGCAAGGCATACCTCTTTGGCGATGGTTACACCCCAAAAGGGCAATTCCCGTTTGTGGACGAAATCGATTTGAAAAATTTTAAAACTAAAAGACTTTACACTTCGAATCTAAAAGGAAAAAAAGAAAGTTTATTGACTTTTAGTAATTTTAAAAACAAAGATATTTTAACGCAAATCGAATCGCCAGAAGATTATCCAAACTATTATGTAAAAAGTTTAAAATCTAAAAAATCAAGAGCACTCACTGAATTTAAAAATCCGTTCGAAGCCTTAAAAGGCGTGCACAAAGAAGTGATCCACTACAAACGAAACGATGGCGTAGACTTAACAGGAACGCTCTATTTACCCAAAAATTACGACCCAAAAAGCGGTAAAAAATTACCATTGCTCATTTGGGCATATCCTGCTGAATATAAATCAAAATCTACCGCGGGACAAAACAAAAAGAACCCAAATGAATTTACTTATCCCTACTACGGATCTTTTGTGTACTGGGTGAACAAAGGTTATGCAGTGCTTGACGACGCCTCGTTCCCAATCATAGGCGAAGGCACAACTGAACCAAACGATACATTTATTGAGCAACTTGTAGCCGATGGCAGAGCTGCGATAGATGCGGTGGACAAACTGGGCTACATCGATAGAAATCGCGTTGCCGTGGGCGGGCACTCTTATGGGGCGTTTATGACGGCTAATCTACTCACACACAGCGACGATTTTAAATGTGGTGTGGCACGAAGTGGTGCCTACAACCGAACGCTCACGCCTTTTGGATTCCAATCGGAACAGAGAAACTATTGGGACAATCCAAAACTGTATAACACAATGTCGCCATTTATGAACGCTAATAAAATGAAAAAGCCTTTGTTATTAATTCATGGCGATGCCGATAACAATTCAGGTACTTTTACATTTCAAAGTATTCGCTATTTCCAAGCACTTAAAAACTTGGGGGCTCCCGTTCGATTGGTGCTACTACCTAAAGAATCTCACGGATACCGAGCTAAAAAGAGCATTATGCATGTTCTTTGGGAACAAGAAAAATTCTTAGATGATTGCTTAAAAAAATAA